The proteins below come from a single Parageobacillus toebii NBRC 107807 genomic window:
- the arsC gene encoding arsenate reductase (thioredoxin): MDKKLVYFLCTGNSCRSQMAEGFLKALGGDQYEVKSAGLEAHGLNPRAVQVMKEAGVDISHHTSDVIDPEILSKADYIITLCGHANDNCPVVRNDKAERWHWGFDDPAKATGTEEEIMAKFREVRDSIKKRIEQFVKEGQ, encoded by the coding sequence ATGGACAAAAAACTCGTTTACTTCTTATGTACAGGTAACTCCTGCCGCTCTCAAATGGCGGAAGGTTTTCTAAAAGCTTTAGGCGGAGATCAATATGAAGTCAAAAGTGCTGGTCTTGAAGCCCACGGTTTAAATCCCCGTGCTGTTCAAGTAATGAAAGAAGCAGGGGTAGATATTAGTCACCATACTTCTGACGTGATTGACCCAGAAATTTTAAGCAAAGCTGATTACATTATTACTTTGTGCGGTCACGCCAACGACAACTGCCCGGTGGTACGTAATGACAAAGCGGAAAGATGGCATTGGGGCTTTGACGATCCGGCAAAAGCCACGGGAACCGAAGAAGAAATTATGGCGAAGTTCCGTGAAGTTCGCGACTCCATAAAAAAACGCATTGAACAATTCGTTAAAGAAGGCCAATAA
- a CDS encoding DUF2339 domain-containing protein, which produces MIGALITIADQKIREILSIETLCWLFLIGSLYALYRLVNLHHATHKVLRGLMLGVNALIHLVFLSSITSVITENWSISMQMMTLSFAWALYAVAGVVFGVVKGKKNIRLVGIILLLLTLCKIVLVDLQFVTIIVRTVLFIGLGTIGLLVSRLFYVKK; this is translated from the coding sequence GTGATAGGGGCGCTTATCACTATTGCAGATCAGAAAATTAGAGAAATTCTAAGTATAGAAACGCTATGTTGGCTTTTCTTAATCGGTTCTTTATATGCGCTTTATCGCTTAGTAAATCTTCATCACGCAACCCACAAAGTTTTACGCGGTCTCATGTTAGGGGTAAATGCGCTTATACACCTTGTCTTCCTTTCTTCTATTACTAGCGTCATCACAGAAAATTGGTCTATTAGTATGCAGATGATGACATTATCCTTTGCTTGGGCCTTATACGCGGTAGCAGGTGTAGTCTTTGGGGTAGTGAAAGGGAAGAAAAATATCCGTTTAGTCGGAATTATCCTTCTGTTGCTCACTCTTTGTAAGATTGTGTTAGTGGATCTTCAGTTTGTTACGATTATTGTGAGAACAGTCTTATTTATTGGTTTAGGTACAATCGGACTATTGGTATCCCGCTTATTCTACGTGAAAAAGTAA
- a CDS encoding methyl-accepting chemotaxis protein, whose translation MESVKSVTKILSFEQQLVLEQYWQAHEEVRMQMYQVKNDLKLQLQETAQQLSDISEEVHASVSELTTEAMNILQSTEEAVSISKKSEHHSAEGQDKLQKQLSDIHHIQEMMKNIQIEIQSLQQSARDIERINSIVTKIADQTNMLSLNASIEAARAGEHGKGFAVVANEVRKLAFQTKESLADVTNILNELNKKVEATSESMNSVHTFIDRGTTDMERIYQFFETLSQSLQQIRTQNNQINEKMKRYVDVIADINDATNNVATSAERLEQLTNGL comes from the coding sequence ATTGAATCAGTAAAATCGGTCACAAAAATATTAAGCTTTGAACAACAGCTTGTTTTAGAACAATACTGGCAAGCGCATGAAGAAGTCCGAATGCAGATGTATCAAGTAAAAAATGATCTCAAATTGCAATTACAAGAGACAGCGCAACAACTTTCTGACATATCCGAAGAGGTCCATGCTTCGGTTTCTGAATTGACAACGGAAGCGATGAATATTTTGCAATCTACTGAAGAAGCTGTTTCCATTTCGAAAAAAAGTGAACATCATTCTGCCGAGGGGCAGGACAAATTGCAAAAACAACTTTCTGACATTCACCATATTCAAGAAATGATGAAAAATATCCAAATAGAAATTCAAAGCTTACAACAGTCAGCCCGTGATATCGAAAGAATCAACAGCATCGTGACAAAGATCGCCGATCAAACAAACATGCTTTCGTTAAACGCTTCGATTGAAGCGGCGCGTGCGGGAGAACACGGAAAAGGGTTTGCCGTTGTTGCTAATGAAGTGCGAAAACTTGCCTTCCAAACAAAAGAATCTCTCGCTGATGTAACAAACATTTTAAATGAATTGAATAAAAAAGTAGAAGCTACTTCTGAATCGATGAATTCAGTCCATACCTTTATTGATCGTGGGACAACCGATATGGAGAGAATCTATCAGTTTTTTGAAACATTATCACAGTCGCTCCAGCAAATTCGCACCCAAAACAATCAAATTAACGAAAAGATGAAACGATACGTCGATGTTATTGCGGATATTAATGATGCCACCAACAATGTTGCTACGTCGGCTGAGAGATTAGAGCAATTAACAAACGGCTTATAA
- the modA gene encoding molybdate ABC transporter substrate-binding protein, protein MKHSIRIIMSVFLCASLLFIFGCTKQEEKQESKEAEAKQTVTLTISAAASLQDALTEIQKKYEKEHENIKLSFNFGSSGALQQQIEQGAPVDLFFSAAENKFRPLVDKGLINKEESKNLLGNELVLIVPKDKADTVKGFQSLADNSVKQFAIGNPETTPAGQYGKQTLTNLNLWTKVKGKIVYTKDVRQVLSYVEANTVDAGIVFKTDAQISDKVKMVDTAAANMHDPIIYPVGIIKDTKHKTEAKDFYQYLQTKDSLQVFEKYGFKILK, encoded by the coding sequence ATGAAGCATTCTATCCGCATCATCATGAGTGTGTTTTTGTGTGCTTCACTCCTCTTTATTTTCGGTTGTACGAAACAAGAAGAAAAACAGGAATCGAAGGAGGCAGAGGCAAAACAGACAGTAACATTAACCATCTCAGCAGCCGCAAGTTTACAAGATGCCCTAACGGAAATTCAGAAAAAGTATGAAAAAGAACACGAAAATATAAAACTATCATTTAACTTTGGAAGTTCTGGTGCATTACAACAGCAAATCGAGCAAGGGGCGCCAGTAGACCTATTTTTCTCGGCTGCTGAAAATAAATTTCGTCCTCTCGTAGACAAAGGATTGATTAACAAGGAAGAGAGTAAGAACTTGTTAGGAAATGAACTCGTTCTAATTGTTCCAAAAGACAAAGCAGACACAGTAAAGGGATTTCAGTCTTTGGCAGACAACAGCGTAAAGCAATTTGCGATCGGGAATCCTGAAACTACTCCGGCAGGTCAGTACGGGAAACAAACCCTGACCAATCTAAATCTTTGGACAAAAGTAAAAGGGAAAATCGTATACACAAAGGATGTGCGTCAAGTATTATCGTATGTAGAAGCAAATACCGTGGATGCAGGAATTGTATTCAAAACCGATGCACAAATATCTGATAAGGTAAAAATGGTCGACACAGCAGCCGCTAATATGCATGATCCTATTATTTATCCGGTTGGTATCATTAAGGATACGAAGCATAAAACAGAGGCTAAAGATTTCTATCAATACCTACAGACGAAAGATTCCCTCCAAGTCTTTGAGAAATATGGATTTAAGATTTTGAAATAA
- a CDS encoding helix-turn-helix transcriptional regulator — MEKNHSYTTEEVANILKVSKLTVYDLVKKGLLPAYRVGRQMRIDPSDLEEYIKRSKGELQPSSSQLLSKETTSGAQGYSQVRQLIISGQDISLDILANYLEKSSKRFRPLRSYVGSLESLISMYQGYSDIVSTHLIEGISGEYNVPYISKILVNFQYIVIHLLTRKAGFYVKKGNPLNIKHWEDLRRKDIKIVNREKGSGARVLLDESLRKYRIPISEINGYDNEVTNHVSVASAVAKGDADVGVGIEKAADLVKDVDFIPLVNERYDLVILKNDENRELISQVLQILRSDNFKNDLKALGGYDLSQTGQVVYEN, encoded by the coding sequence ATGGAAAAAAATCATTCTTATACAACCGAGGAAGTCGCAAACATATTAAAGGTTTCAAAACTAACCGTATATGATTTAGTGAAAAAAGGGTTATTACCCGCTTATCGTGTCGGACGGCAAATGAGAATTGATCCTTCCGATCTAGAAGAGTATATAAAAAGGTCAAAAGGAGAGTTACAGCCAAGCTCCTCACAGTTATTAAGCAAAGAAACAACGAGTGGAGCACAAGGGTATTCGCAAGTTAGGCAATTGATCATCAGCGGCCAAGACATAAGTTTAGATATTTTGGCTAACTACCTAGAAAAATCCTCGAAAAGGTTCCGGCCATTACGTTCTTATGTTGGAAGCTTAGAAAGTCTAATTTCAATGTATCAAGGATATTCAGACATTGTAAGCACCCATTTAATCGAAGGAATTTCAGGTGAATATAATGTTCCATATATAAGCAAGATATTAGTTAATTTTCAGTATATCGTGATTCATTTACTAACAAGGAAGGCAGGCTTTTATGTTAAAAAAGGAAATCCATTGAATATAAAGCATTGGGAGGATTTAAGAAGAAAAGATATTAAAATCGTGAACCGGGAAAAAGGGTCAGGTGCACGAGTTTTACTAGATGAAAGTTTGAGAAAGTATCGCATACCTATATCTGAAATTAATGGTTATGACAATGAGGTAACCAATCATGTAAGCGTCGCAAGCGCTGTCGCTAAAGGGGATGCCGATGTCGGAGTAGGAATTGAAAAAGCTGCAGACTTAGTAAAAGATGTTGATTTCATTCCGCTAGTTAACGAAAGGTATGATTTGGTGATTTTAAAGAACGATGAGAATAGAGAATTAATTAGTCAAGTCCTGCAAATTTTAAGATCTGATAACTTTAAAAACGATTTAAAAGCACTAGGTGGTTATGATTTATCCCAAACTGGACAGGTGGTTTATGAAAACTGA
- the modB gene encoding molybdate ABC transporter permease subunit has product MNYSPLILSFKTATISTLIVFIAGVVLARLIGRSSFRGKSIIEAIILLPLVLPPTVVGFGLLYVFGKNGFIGRLLLDWFDFQIVFTWYGVLIAAIVVSFPLMYQSAAAAFQQYDPNIENAAYTMGASKWRVFWTISFPLAWPGLLSGLVLSFARALGEFGATLMIAGYIPNVTDTIPLAIYFAVESGNMEVAKFWVIIIIALGFSAILWLNWWSKKNMMKHVHK; this is encoded by the coding sequence ATGAATTACTCTCCACTTATACTCTCTTTTAAAACTGCTACCATCTCAACGCTTATCGTATTTATTGCCGGGGTTGTGTTGGCACGATTGATCGGCCGTAGTTCCTTTCGAGGGAAAAGTATTATAGAAGCGATTATTTTACTGCCGCTCGTGCTCCCGCCTACAGTTGTAGGTTTTGGTTTATTGTATGTATTCGGTAAAAACGGCTTTATTGGTCGATTACTGCTCGACTGGTTTGATTTCCAGATTGTTTTCACTTGGTATGGTGTTCTGATCGCAGCAATAGTCGTATCCTTTCCTTTAATGTACCAAAGTGCAGCTGCAGCGTTCCAGCAGTATGACCCAAATATTGAAAATGCCGCTTATACGATGGGAGCATCTAAATGGAGAGTGTTTTGGACGATATCATTTCCACTTGCATGGCCAGGACTGTTATCTGGTTTAGTTTTATCCTTTGCACGAGCGTTAGGAGAATTCGGTGCCACCCTCATGATCGCCGGCTATATTCCGAATGTCACCGACACCATTCCTCTAGCCATCTATTTTGCAGTGGAGTCAGGTAATATGGAGGTGGCAAAATTTTGGGTGATCATTATCATCGCCCTTGGCTTTAGCGCTATTTTATGGCTTAATTGGTGGAGCAAAAAGAACATGATGAAGCATGTACACAAATGA
- a CDS encoding ATP-binding cassette domain-containing protein encodes MLIVDIQKKLSHFELNVKFSVANEIVVLFGPSGSGKTTILNCIAGISKPTAGIIRLNDTILFENKKVFVPIQKRNIGYVFQDYALFPHMTVWKNIAYGMKNESFAKELMKELRIEHLRDKYPSEISGGEKQRVAIARAIATEPDALLLDEPFSALDDQTRAKGHEELLRIHKLWRIPIILVTHHHEEAKKLGNRILYLHEGKIHDNEEM; translated from the coding sequence ATGCTTATCGTTGACATCCAAAAAAAGCTTTCCCATTTTGAATTAAATGTCAAATTTTCGGTAGCCAATGAGATTGTTGTTCTTTTTGGCCCTTCTGGTTCTGGAAAAACGACAATCTTAAATTGTATTGCTGGAATAAGCAAACCTACTGCTGGCATAATCCGATTAAATGACACCATTTTATTTGAAAATAAAAAGGTATTTGTTCCTATACAAAAAAGAAATATCGGCTATGTATTTCAGGATTATGCGCTTTTTCCCCATATGACCGTTTGGAAAAATATCGCTTATGGCATGAAAAACGAAAGCTTTGCAAAAGAATTAATGAAAGAGCTGCGAATTGAACACCTTAGAGACAAATATCCATCTGAAATTTCAGGCGGGGAAAAACAACGGGTAGCCATTGCACGAGCGATTGCAACCGAGCCGGATGCCTTACTTTTAGATGAGCCATTTTCTGCTTTAGATGATCAAACACGGGCGAAAGGCCATGAGGAGTTATTACGTATCCATAAACTTTGGCGCATTCCAATTATATTAGTAACACATCATCATGAGGAAGCAAAAAAATTAGGGAATCGAATTTTATATTTACACGAAGGAAAAATTCATGACAATGAAGAGATGTAA
- a CDS encoding ABC transporter permease, which translates to MKISGKIRVAVAIVSLIYILIPLLVTIPASFTSASYPSFPPHGFSLQWYVKLLERPEFVEAFWNSAKFAFLTAFFSVLLGTLGALAIAKYDIPGKSYLVSLLTAPLTVPQLVLGVALLIYFTPMLLAGTPTGFLIAHIIICVPYVIRFVLTGLSGFDYTLERAAAILGASPVTVFWRVTLPLIRPAILSGALFSFLTSFDNVTVSLFMVSSDMRTLPLEIFSNMQDAYSPIVASVSSVVILISVVLILILEKIHGVGRLLGSTH; encoded by the coding sequence ATGAAAATTTCCGGAAAAATCAGGGTTGCGGTGGCTATAGTCAGCCTGATTTATATCCTGATCCCGTTGCTTGTCACGATTCCGGCTTCTTTTACAAGCGCAAGCTATCCGAGCTTTCCACCACATGGATTTTCGCTGCAGTGGTATGTGAAATTGCTGGAACGGCCTGAGTTTGTCGAGGCTTTCTGGAACAGCGCCAAGTTTGCTTTTCTGACAGCGTTCTTTTCCGTCTTGCTGGGCACTCTCGGTGCGCTGGCAATTGCTAAGTATGACATTCCAGGAAAAAGTTACCTAGTATCGTTGCTGACCGCCCCGTTGACGGTACCGCAATTGGTATTGGGGGTCGCCTTATTGATTTACTTCACACCGATGCTGCTGGCGGGGACGCCGACCGGATTTTTGATCGCACATATTATCATCTGCGTACCGTATGTGATCCGGTTTGTGCTGACCGGACTGAGCGGTTTTGATTACACGTTGGAACGGGCGGCAGCGATTCTCGGCGCCAGTCCGGTCACCGTTTTCTGGCGGGTGACGCTGCCGCTGATCCGGCCTGCAATTCTGTCTGGGGCTCTGTTTTCCTTTTTGACTTCGTTCGATAACGTAACTGTCTCGCTGTTTATGGTATCTTCCGATATGCGAACACTACCGCTTGAGATTTTTTCGAACATGCAGGATGCGTACAGTCCAATCGTCGCTTCTGTATCAAGTGTTGTGATTCTGATTTCGGTGGTGCTGATCCTGATTCTTGAGAAAATTCACGGCGTCGGACGCCTGTTGGGAAGCACCCATTAA